The following DNA comes from Phytohabitans rumicis.
GCACCCTTGGCCCGGACGGTCTCCTCGACCTTTTGCGCGAGGAGCGCGATCGCGTCCTCGTCGACCGGCCGGCCTTGGCACGCCTTGCGCACGCCCCCGATGATCTTCGTCCGGCTGAACGGCTCGGTCACCCCGCTGCGCTTGACCACGGCCAGGACCGCCTCCTCGACCGTGGTGAACCGCTTGCCGCACTCGGGACAGGCCCGGCGACGGCGGATCAGCTGGCCGTCATCGGCCTCTCGCGAGTCGACGACCCGGGAGTCGGCGTGCCGACAATACGGACACCGCATCGACACACCTCCCTTCAGCAACCTGAAGGCTATGCCCACCCCCGACAGTTTTCGGGCACGCCGATACGCAGCGGACGGCCACTGCCTGTGGACACCGCTGTGCATACCGTGTGGGAAAGCTGTGGGAAGCGAAACCCAACCTGTGGACAACTTACAGCCTTGTAACTACTACATCTAGGGGTCGACGTTATGCCAGCCGGCGGCCCAACGCAAGTTAAACGGCCGATCCTGCCGGTGGTGTCGGGCGTCTCACCGTAAGGGTCTGTGTCGAAGTGGGGGCCGGAGCGAGGCGAGGCCCAGGCGGCGGTCCGGTGGTGCCGGGCGGAAGGTCACATACCGGTGTTGTATGCGGCCTTCCGCCCGGTGCCGCCGGTCGTCGTCTGGGTCCGCCGCAGCCCGGTCATCCACTTCGACACAGGCCCTAACGAGGTAGGGCCAACTCCTGGCCGACCCGGACGGTGTAGCCGTCGAGGTTGTTGAGGCGGCGGATCTCCTCGATCACCGCGACCCGGTCACCGCGCAACCGGTGCCGGTCGACGATCGACCACAGCGTGTCCCCCGCTGCACGACCGTCGTGGCCGGCGCGCCGGGCGGATCGGCGGCGCGGGACGCCGTCGCCGCGAGGGCGGTGACACCGGCGGCGAGCGCCAGAAAGAAGATCAGCACCACGACCCGCCCCGGCGGGTCAGGCGTAGTCTCGGCTTGGCATTGACCCGTCGGTCACCCACGGACATCGGTAGGAGCCGGGGTCGCACCCGGCGGTGCTCGACCCGAATTCCGCTTAGGCTCTCCAACGCGTTCATCGCGGCCCCTCACAGGTCGAACAGAAGTTCGATCGAACGGACGTACGATGGTTTACCAGAACACACGTGCGGATGTCGAGCCTCAAAGCGCGACACGCCGGGGTTAGGTCGTACAGATGTTTGAAACTGGCTAATCTTGCCGATACGGTGAGTCAACCGATCCGGGACCCTGCGGCACCATCCACAAGCGAGGGTCACCGGCGCCATCGCCGACCAGGAGGACAGACCCGTGTCGACCGACGACGGAGGCAGCCGCCAGACGCCGCCTCAGCTCAAGAGCGCCAAGGCCACCGGCTCCACGGCGACGAGCGGCCGGCGGCGCGGGGCGACCCGGTCACGCGCTGAGGGCGGGCCCCAGCTGCGCGCCGTCACACCGGTGGTCAGCTCGTTCCCCGACCTGGTCACCGCCGACCTCACCGCCCGACAGCGGCGCATCCTGGAGTTCATCCGGGACTGGGTGGAGCGCTACGGCTACCCGCCCAGCGTCCGCGAGATCGGCGAGGCGGTCGGCCTGGTGTCCCCGTCGAGCGTCGCCTACCAGCTCAAGGAGCTGGAGCGAAAGGGCTTCCTGCGGCGCGACCCCAACCGGCCGCGCGCCGTCGACGTACGGCCGCCGAGCGACCTGATGGACGACGAGACGGCCCGCGCCGCCCGGCCGGCCCCGGCGTACGTGCCGATGCTGGGCCGGATCGCCGCCGGTGGCCCGATCCTGGCCGAGCAGGCGGTCGAAGACGTGTTCCCGCTGCCGCGCGAGCTGGTCGGCGAGGGCGAGGTCTTCATGCTCCAGGTCAAGGGCGACTCGATGCTCGACGCGGCCATCTGCGACGGCGACTGGGTCGTGGTACGCCAGCAGCCGACGGCCAACGCCGGTGAGATCGTCGCCGCCATGATCGAGGGCGAGGCGACCGTGAAGACGTACCGGCGGCGGGACGGGCACGTGTGGCTGATGCCGCAGAACCCGGCCTTCGACCCGATCCCGGGCGACGACGCCACCATCCTCGGCCGGGTGGTCGCCGTGCTCCGCCGGGTCAAGTGAGTAGTTAGTACTCGTCCGGGTAGACGCCGCTCGGACCCGCCTGCGGGCGGCCGTACACCCCACCGGAGTACGTGCCGCCGGCGGGCGGGGCCTCGGGCGGTGGCGGCTGGTGATACTGGCCGCCGCCGTACACGTTGCCACTGTTGCCCCCGTTGACGCCGCCGCCGTAGACGTTGCCGGCCGGCGGTCGGGCGGGCGCGCCGTACGCCTGCCCCGCCGGCTGGTAGTCGTTGGGTGCCGGCTGCTCCGACCGGTACCCGTCGTCGAAGCCGCCCGGCCGGCGATCCCAACTCGCGTCGTCGTACCCCCCGTAGCGATCCTCGACCGCGACCGCCGCGACGGCCGCGCCCGGGACGGGCTGGCGGCCGACCGTGGGGCTCGGGGTGTCGTCCTGGCCGGCCTTCGCGCCGACCGGGGCGGCCGGCGGCCGGCGGCGGGCCCGCAGGATGCCGAAGACGCCCGCGCCGACCAGCAGCGCGCCGAGGAGGCCGACCCCGCCGATCAGATAAGTGATCTGCTGCAGCGTGATGTCGTCGAGCCAGGACCGGTCGCTCCCGCCGCCGTTGGCGCCGCCGCCGATCGACGCGGCCTTGGTCGCCTGGGGCGCGGCCACGGACGGCGTGTAGCGCAGCAGGTCGTTCTTGATGTCCTCGTCGAGCGTGCCGAGATCCGACACGGTCAGGAACGACTTTCCGTCCGCGCTGTACGCGATGGCCTCGCCGAACTGGTCGGTCTCCAGCGGGGTGATCCGGGGCTTGCCGGTCGTGATCGCCTTGACGATGTCGCCGCCGGTCACGTCGAACTCGAAGGCGTCGGCGTAGGTGCGCAGCACGACCTTGGTGCCGTCGGGCGACCGCGCCGCGCCCGTGACCAGCAGCCGGCCGGGGGCGCCGAAGACGTTCTCCGTCTCGGTCTTGGGCAGCGTGACCTCGCCCACCTTGGCGAGGGCGACCGGCGTCTCGTTGTTTTTCTTCAGCGCCGCGGCCGGGCTGTAGAGCTCAGCCTTCCCTGCCGTCTTGGTGATGATCACCGGGACGTTGTTGGCCCCGATGAGCAGCGCCTCCGCGTCGTGCGCCTTGCCGTCGGGGTACGCGACCCGGTGGATGACCGGCTCCGAGCCCCCGCCGACCGGCATGGACCACAGCGCCACGTTGGTGCGGCGCGGGTTGCTGTCCGGGTTGTCGCCGACGTCGGCGATCCAGAGCGTCTTGGCGTCCGGGGAGATCGCCAGGTCTTCGGTGTCGCGCGGACCGTTGCCGCTGTACGGCACGTTCTTCGAGATGCCGCACTTGCTGGTGAGGTAGAAGACACGCTTGCGACTGGACGAGTCGGTGCTGTCGTTGATGGTGATGTAGCCGGTCTTGGTGGCGATCAGGCCGGACAGCTCGTCGAGCCGCTCGTCCTGGATCGTGCAGACCTTCTTTCCCGCCGCCATCGCGGGCACCGCGCCGACGGCGACGCTCGCGCCGACCACTCCCAGCGCGACCACCACCGAGGACACCACACGACGCATCCGTTCAGTGTCGCATGTCGTCCGCAACCCGTGGGTAACCCCGGATCGTCTCACGCTGGGTCAGCGAACGGTGCCAATTCCGCAGCCAGCGCCTCGTCCACGCGCACGTGGATCCGCGTGCCCTGCTCGGTGTGCGTCGTGGCGAGCACCTCGCCCCGGCTGTGCACCCTGGCGACCAGGTCGCCCCGGTCGTACGGCACCGTGGCCAGCACCTCCACCGCCGGCCGCGGCAGCCGGG
Coding sequences within:
- the nrdR gene encoding transcriptional regulator NrdR yields the protein MRCPYCRHADSRVVDSREADDGQLIRRRRACPECGKRFTTVEEAVLAVVKRSGVTEPFSRTKIIGGVRKACQGRPVDEDAIALLAQKVEETVRAKGAAEIPSHEVGLAILGPLRELDEVAYLRFASVYRSFESLGDFEREIATLRAAAEARESAAAGRTP
- a CDS encoding LysM peptidoglycan-binding domain-containing protein, which produces MRGDRVAVIEEIRRLNNLDGYTVRVGQELALPR
- the lexA gene encoding transcriptional repressor LexA, yielding MSTDDGGSRQTPPQLKSAKATGSTATSGRRRGATRSRAEGGPQLRAVTPVVSSFPDLVTADLTARQRRILEFIRDWVERYGYPPSVREIGEAVGLVSPSSVAYQLKELERKGFLRRDPNRPRAVDVRPPSDLMDDETARAARPAPAYVPMLGRIAAGGPILAEQAVEDVFPLPRELVGEGEVFMLQVKGDSMLDAAICDGDWVVVRQQPTANAGEIVAAMIEGEATVKTYRRRDGHVWLMPQNPAFDPIPGDDATILGRVVAVLRRVK